A single Pygocentrus nattereri isolate fPygNat1 chromosome 28, fPygNat1.pri, whole genome shotgun sequence DNA region contains:
- the slc52a3 gene encoding solute carrier family 52, riboflavin transporter, member 3-A has protein sequence MSLYIHILACAFGLGSWVAINGLWVELPLIVNVLPEAWDLPSYLTVIIQLANLGPLIVTLAHKLCPGRLRENVVICVVLTIGVVVCILLTVFWRNTTVFLGAQRSTAFFVLTFFLALVDCTSSVTFLPFMMQLPAKYITTYFIGEGLSGFVPGLVALGQGVGMFKCVNVSQTLSNLSQPGDESFVVETQYLPPNFSIEVFFSLLVVMMVVSLVAFALLNRVPRTYELSTECLVHKSGPVNSVSGGLDNPAVSDPNPEKKTQEDDVKDQSRPLVVKPFYSCYELAFIYFMVVWMNGATNGLLPSVQTYSCMPYGNMAYHLSAALASVANPLACIIAMFAPKRSLVFLGVLCLLGTGFGGFNMAMAAMSPCPLLQGSTVGEAIIVLSWVFFTGLLSYVKVMVGVILRDQSHNALVWCGAAVQLGSLVGSLIMFPLVNIYHLFQSGDFCSTKCPL, from the exons ATGTCTTTGTATATCCATATACTGGCCTGTGCTTTCGGCTTGGGATCCTGGGTGGCCATTAATGGACTGTGGGTGGAGTTACCACTAATTGTAAATGTTCTGCCAGAAGCATGGGACTTGCCCTCCTACCTTACAGTCATAATCCAGCTAGCCAATCTCGGCCCCCTCATAGTGACCCTCGCTCACAAGCTGTGCCCTGGCCGATTGCGTGAGAATGTGGTGATCTGTGTTGTACTGACCATTGGTGTGGTGGTATGCATCCTCTTGACAGTGTTTTGGAGGAACACCACTGTGTTCCTGGGGGCGCAGAGGAGCACGGCCTTCTTCGTCCTTACGTTCTTCCTGGCCCTGGTGGACTGCACATCTTCCGTCACTTTCCTGCCCTTTATGATGCAGCTCCCTGCCAAATACATCACCACCTACTTCATTGGGGAAGGACTGAGTGGCTTTGTGCCTGGGCTGGTAGCTCTGGGACAAGGGGTTGGGATGTTCAAATGTGTCAACGTCTCTCAAACATTGAGTAACCTCTCTCAGCCTGGGGATGAAAGCTTTGTAGTGGAGACTCAGTATCTCCCTCCCAACTTCTCCATTGAGGTCTTCTTCTCCTTACTGGTAGTCATGATGGTAGTGAGCCTTGTTGCTTTCGCACTGCTAAACCGGGTTCCCCGAACCTATGAACTTTCCACTGAATGTCTGGTGCACAAATCAGGCCCTGTAAATTCAGTGTCTGGGGGCTTGGATAACCCTGCAGTGAGCGATCCAAATCCAGAGAAAAAGACTCAAGAGGATGATGTCAAAGACCAGTCTAGACCACTGGTGGTGAAGCCATTCTACTCTTGTTACGAGTTGGCCTTCATTTACTTCATGGTGGTGTGGATGAATGGCGCAACTAACGGTCTGCTGCCATCAGTGCAGACGTACTCCTGCATGCCCTATGGAAATATGGCTTATCATCTGTCAGCTGCTCTGGCATCAGTTGCCAACCCACTGGCCTGCATTATCGCCATGTTTGCTCCCAAACG ttcactGGTGTTCTTGGGTGTTCTGTGCCTGCTGGGTACTGGCTTTGGTGGGTTCAACATGGCCATGGCAGCCATGAGTCCCTGTCCACTACTGCAAGGTTCAACTGTGGGAGAAGCTATAATA GTGCTGTCATGGGTTTTCTTCACTGGCCTGCTGTCATATGTGAAGGTGATGGTGGGCGTCATTCTAAGGGACCAGAGCCACAATGCCCTTGTGTGGTGTGGAGCTGCAGTGCAGCTTGGCTCACTGGTGGGGTCCCTCATAATGTTTCCTCTGGTCAATATTTATCATCTGTTTCAGTCAGGGGATTTCTGCAGCACCAAGTGCCCATTATGA